In Coleofasciculus sp. FACHB-T130, the following proteins share a genomic window:
- a CDS encoding L,D-transpeptidase family protein: MLGGKLPSGSFKLLCFSTAILLLGVRQQTAASVPTQALATTREATIELPSEPQLPPLGAPSLYLPLEELSPASTTPDTHLVIKLSDRRVYVYRDNQVKASYPIAVGKKGWETPTGTFKVTQMLRNPAWQHPWNGKVVPPGADNPLGARWIAFWTDGRNFIGFHGTPQEKLVGQAVSHGCVRMRNQDILALYAQVNIGTPVKVEP; this comes from the coding sequence ATGCTGGGAGGTAAATTACCATCTGGAAGCTTCAAGCTGCTGTGCTTCAGTACAGCCATTCTATTGCTGGGCGTTCGGCAGCAGACGGCTGCCTCAGTTCCAACACAAGCTTTGGCAACTACCAGAGAGGCGACGATCGAATTGCCTTCGGAACCCCAATTGCCTCCGCTGGGGGCACCCTCTCTGTATCTGCCTTTAGAGGAACTCTCCCCAGCGAGTACCACGCCCGATACTCATTTAGTGATTAAATTAAGCGATCGCCGCGTCTATGTCTACCGAGACAATCAGGTGAAAGCAAGTTATCCTATCGCAGTCGGTAAAAAGGGCTGGGAGACGCCTACAGGCACGTTTAAGGTGACGCAAATGCTACGCAATCCAGCTTGGCAGCATCCTTGGAATGGAAAAGTCGTTCCTCCAGGTGCAGATAATCCTTTAGGAGCCAGGTGGATTGCTTTTTGGACAGACGGACGCAATTTTATCGGGTTTCATGGCACCCCCCAGGAAAAACTGGTGGGACAGGCAGTTTCTCACGGCTGCGTCCGGATGCGTAATCAGGATATTTTGGCTTTGTATGCACAGGTCAACATCGGAACTCCTGTAAAAGTAGAGCCTTAG
- a CDS encoding ATP-binding protein produces MMAWQESPPELSVLPLSQIKNLNLESTLQELPLYDFQIEASGLGQEVNKEFEGNALLPGVILTIESQFAGMISRRRFLEQMSRPYGLELFLKRPLQSLYQFASTHVLKLSGNTLIVAAAKQSLQRPPELLYEPIVVELAPGIYRLLDVHQLLVAQSKIHELTTELLNEQTKAQMLQTEKMASLGRTVAEVAHEIRNPINCINGNFGFVETYYKNLIGLLAAYEKAETLNTIEELKEEIEYDFLLEDLPKLIGSMKLSAERLTKIVGSLRNFSHMDETKRQPADLHECIESTLLILNNPIKQGIQLIKKYGDLPLVNCYSGQLSQVFMNIISNAIDALKDRVTDGSDWQPQIEITTEVLEIQDSEWVVIRIADNGPGIPPEIQDRIFETFFTTKPVGKGTGLGLAISYQIVTEKHGGHLSVRSRSVCPEDCSPLAYPPPSTASHNGSVVEALSVPVASAVGIGIADSYPRQDRIYSAASGCEAPAAAQLLANSREIEDSQPRMGTEFEIRLPLG; encoded by the coding sequence ATGATGGCTTGGCAAGAATCTCCGCCGGAATTATCAGTTCTTCCTCTGTCCCAGATAAAGAACCTCAATTTAGAGTCAACCCTTCAAGAGCTTCCGCTATACGATTTTCAGATAGAAGCCTCTGGTCTGGGGCAGGAAGTTAACAAAGAATTTGAAGGAAATGCGCTGCTACCAGGGGTCATTTTAACGATAGAAAGTCAGTTTGCGGGAATGATTTCGCGGCGACGATTTTTAGAACAAATGAGCCGTCCTTATGGACTAGAATTATTTTTAAAACGACCCTTACAATCTTTATATCAATTCGCCAGTACCCATGTTTTGAAACTTTCTGGCAATACGTTAATTGTAGCGGCGGCAAAGCAGTCTTTGCAACGACCTCCTGAGCTACTCTATGAACCGATTGTGGTAGAGTTAGCGCCAGGAATTTACCGATTACTAGATGTACATCAATTATTGGTGGCACAGTCAAAAATTCATGAACTCACAACCGAGTTGCTCAACGAGCAAACCAAAGCTCAGATGCTGCAAACCGAAAAAATGGCGAGTTTGGGACGGACGGTTGCTGAGGTTGCCCATGAGATTAGAAACCCCATTAACTGCATTAATGGGAATTTTGGTTTTGTAGAAACTTATTACAAAAATTTAATCGGTTTATTGGCAGCTTATGAAAAAGCTGAAACTTTGAATACAATCGAAGAATTGAAAGAGGAAATTGAATATGATTTTCTTCTAGAAGATTTGCCTAAGTTGATAGGAAGTATGAAGCTGAGTGCGGAACGATTAACAAAAATCGTTGGCAGTCTGCGAAACTTTTCTCATATGGATGAAACCAAGAGACAGCCTGCTGACTTACACGAATGTATTGAAAGTACCTTATTAATTTTAAATAATCCCATCAAGCAGGGGATTCAATTAATTAAAAAATATGGCGATTTACCACTGGTGAATTGCTACTCAGGTCAACTGAGTCAGGTATTTATGAATATCATTAGTAATGCGATTGATGCACTCAAAGATCGAGTCACTGACGGGTCGGATTGGCAACCCCAGATAGAGATTACGACGGAAGTTTTAGAAATCCAAGATTCTGAATGGGTTGTAATCCGGATTGCGGATAATGGGCCGGGAATTCCACCAGAAATTCAGGATCGGATTTTTGAGACGTTCTTTACTACAAAGCCGGTGGGCAAGGGAACGGGATTGGGATTGGCAATTAGTTATCAAATTGTTACTGAGAAACACGGGGGTCATTTATCGGTGCGATCGCGTAGTGTATGTCCAGAGGATTGCTCGCCTTTGGCGTATCCTCCTCCTAGCACCGCCTCCCATAATGGTTCCGTAGTTGAAGCGTTGTCGGTGCCCGTAGCTTCCGCCGTAGGAATAGGAATCGCAGATTCGTATCCCCGGCAAGACAGAATCTATAGTGCGGCTAGCGGATGCGAGGCACCAGCAGCGGCACAGTTGCTAGCTAATTCCAGGGAGATAGAAGATTCACAACCAAGGATGGGCACAGAATTCGAGATCCGATTGCCACTCGGTTAA
- a CDS encoding valine--pyruvate transaminase, producing MNPALTQFGDCMSHLTGVRAIMKDIKETLQAGIGQEYINLSPGNPVILPEVEQLWRDYTEELLANSNYGNVVCRYGDSQGYEPLIEAVKNDFNRRYGLNLTHRNILITPGSQTLYFFAANAFGGYTTSGKLKQIILPLSPDYTGYGGLTLTPEALFAYKPALDIDAAAHSFKYRPDFSKLKITEDTGCVLFSRPCNPTGNVLTDDEVKKIADLAAPYDVPVLIDSAYAPPFPALNFTEMTPVFGENILHCMSLSKAGLPGERIGIAIGEEKWIQALECFQTNMCIHSSRYGQAIAARAIETGTLAEIATTVIRPYYQKKFDVVESSIEQAMPKDLPWFLHRGEGAIFAWLWLQDLPITDWELYQQLKQVGVIVVPGSSFFPGLREEWAHKQQCIRISLTATDQEIEIGIQRLGKVVEQVYSVVKC from the coding sequence ATGAATCCTGCCCTGACTCAATTTGGCGATTGTATGTCCCACCTCACTGGGGTGCGGGCAATTATGAAGGATATTAAGGAAACTCTGCAAGCAGGTATTGGACAGGAATATATTAATTTAAGTCCTGGGAATCCAGTGATTTTGCCAGAAGTAGAGCAGTTATGGCGGGATTACACCGAAGAATTGCTCGCTAACTCAAATTACGGGAATGTAGTTTGTCGCTATGGTGACTCTCAAGGCTATGAGCCGTTAATCGAAGCGGTAAAAAATGATTTTAATCGCCGCTACGGGCTAAATCTGACTCATCGCAATATTTTGATTACCCCCGGCAGTCAAACGCTTTATTTCTTTGCCGCGAATGCCTTTGGGGGCTACACCACAAGCGGTAAATTAAAGCAAATTATCCTGCCGCTGAGTCCAGATTACACGGGTTATGGGGGTCTGACTTTAACCCCAGAAGCCTTATTTGCCTATAAACCCGCTTTGGACATTGATGCCGCTGCCCACAGTTTCAAATATCGTCCGGACTTCAGCAAACTGAAGATTACAGAAGATACGGGCTGCGTGTTATTCTCGCGTCCTTGTAACCCAACCGGCAACGTCCTCACGGATGACGAGGTGAAAAAAATTGCCGATTTGGCTGCGCCTTATGATGTGCCAGTCTTAATCGATTCTGCGTATGCACCTCCGTTTCCGGCGTTAAATTTTACCGAGATGACGCCGGTATTTGGAGAGAACATCCTGCACTGCATGAGCTTATCGAAAGCGGGGCTACCCGGAGAAAGGATTGGGATTGCGATTGGGGAGGAAAAGTGGATTCAGGCGCTGGAGTGTTTCCAGACGAATATGTGTATTCATTCATCTCGGTATGGACAAGCGATCGCTGCCCGTGCGATTGAAACGGGAACGCTAGCAGAAATCGCTACCACGGTGATTCGCCCCTACTACCAGAAAAAGTTTGATGTTGTGGAAAGCAGTATCGAACAGGCAATGCCCAAAGATTTGCCTTGGTTCCTGCATCGCGGCGAAGGAGCAATCTTTGCATGGCTGTGGTTACAAGATTTACCCATTACAGACTGGGAACTGTACCAGCAGTTAAAGCAAGTCGGTGTCATTGTCGTACCAGGTAGCTCTTTCTTCCCCGGATTGCGCGAAGAATGGGCGCACAAGCAACAATGTATTCGGATTAGCCTGACTGCTACAGACCAGGAGATTGAAATCGGGATACAGCGCTTAGGGAAGGTGGTAGAGCAAGTATATTCAGTTGTTAAATGTTAG
- a CDS encoding diguanylate cyclase: MLNAFLSLPLSSNRSQQDLCLESTLRSLSLHDCQIEDHQLGWEVTQTLKANPLLPGVILMKQGQFAGMISRRRFLEYMSRPYGLELFSKRPIECLYRSAETETLILNGDTLIVAAARHSLQRAAELLYEPIVVEVAPQVYRLLDVHELLIAQSQIHELATELLTQLYTHLEAANQQLLRLATSDGLTGVANRHRFDSYLDSCWHQMQASNSALSLILCDVDFFKKYNDTYGHQAGDDTLRQVAGAIQQAVQRPEDLVARYGGEEFAVILPHTSLEGALQVAERIRLTVKALKIAHVCSEVSECITLSLGVATIFPSSNFLPAMLIAAADEKLYQAKQTGRDRSQGHLLRIPRDRSSVFEPSATS; encoded by the coding sequence GTGCTGAACGCATTTTTATCACTTCCTTTGTCATCCAATCGAAGCCAGCAAGACTTGTGTTTAGAGTCCACGCTGCGATCGCTATCGCTTCACGATTGTCAGATTGAAGATCATCAACTTGGTTGGGAAGTAACTCAGACTCTTAAAGCCAATCCGCTACTCCCAGGCGTCATCTTGATGAAGCAGGGTCAATTCGCTGGGATGATTTCGCGGCGGCGATTTTTGGAATACATGAGCCGTCCCTACGGATTAGAACTCTTTTCCAAACGTCCCATTGAATGTTTATATCGTTCTGCCGAAACGGAAACTTTGATTCTGAACGGCGATACATTAATTGTGGCGGCGGCGCGTCACTCTTTGCAACGAGCGGCTGAGTTACTTTATGAACCGATTGTGGTGGAGGTCGCGCCGCAAGTTTATCGATTATTAGATGTACATGAATTACTGATTGCTCAGTCGCAAATTCACGAATTAGCAACTGAACTGCTCACTCAACTTTATACTCATCTGGAAGCAGCAAACCAACAATTGCTGCGCCTTGCCACTTCTGATGGTTTGACTGGGGTTGCTAACCGACACCGTTTTGATAGCTATCTCGATTCCTGTTGGCACCAGATGCAGGCGAGTAATTCAGCATTATCGCTGATCTTGTGCGATGTTGATTTCTTCAAAAAGTACAACGATACCTACGGTCATCAAGCGGGTGATGACACTTTGCGACAGGTAGCGGGTGCCATCCAGCAAGCAGTGCAGCGACCGGAAGATTTAGTGGCACGCTATGGGGGCGAAGAATTTGCCGTGATTTTGCCGCACACATCGCTAGAGGGTGCCCTTCAGGTCGCAGAACGCATCAGATTGACTGTGAAAGCCTTGAAGATAGCCCATGTTTGCTCAGAAGTAAGCGAGTGCATCACCCTGAGTTTAGGCGTTGCCACGATCTTTCCTAGCTCAAATTTTTTACCTGCAATGCTGATTGCAGCGGCGGACGAAAAGCTTTATCAAGCAAAACAGACTGGACGAGATCGGTCTCAAGGTCATTTGCTTCGCATTCCGCGCGATCGCTCATCCGTTTTTGAGCCATCTGCAACTTCTTGA
- a CDS encoding TIGR03943 family protein, with the protein MTNQPKIISQKFIIPGLDVLALTAWGALLLKYWFTGQLYLLIHKDYFKYVVVTAICLLIMAALSAMQLIGKILNNRKEKRSVAVLQHITLFPPGWSSVLLLLTAIAGLLVAPRAFNSSTALARGITDSLTLTRVQPQSFRSSTRPEERSLMDWVRTLNFNPEPDTYTGQKVKVKGFVVHPPKLSEQYLLISQFVITCCAADAYPVGLPVKLTENRTAYAPDTWLEVEGEMITETLENKRQLTIKANSLKKIEAPKNPYDY; encoded by the coding sequence ATGACCAATCAACCAAAAATTATTTCTCAAAAATTTATAATTCCCGGCTTGGATGTCCTAGCACTAACGGCTTGGGGAGCCTTGCTCCTGAAATATTGGTTCACGGGTCAGTTATACCTGCTGATTCACAAAGATTACTTTAAATATGTTGTTGTCACTGCCATCTGCTTGTTAATTATGGCGGCATTGAGCGCCATGCAACTGATTGGGAAAATATTAAATAACCGGAAGGAAAAGCGGTCGGTGGCAGTTCTTCAGCACATCACCCTATTTCCTCCTGGTTGGAGCAGTGTATTGTTACTGTTGACGGCAATCGCTGGTTTATTGGTTGCCCCCCGCGCCTTTAACTCAAGCACAGCGCTCGCTCGGGGAATTACCGATTCTTTGACCTTGACACGAGTGCAACCCCAATCATTTCGCTCTTCAACAAGACCGGAAGAGCGATCGCTCATGGACTGGGTGCGGACGCTCAACTTCAATCCAGAACCCGATACCTACACGGGTCAAAAAGTTAAAGTAAAGGGATTTGTTGTCCATCCACCAAAACTCTCTGAGCAATATCTGTTAATTTCGCAATTTGTGATTACCTGCTGTGCCGCAGATGCTTATCCCGTGGGACTGCCAGTGAAACTCACTGAAAACCGGACAGCTTATGCCCCTGATACTTGGTTAGAAGTTGAAGGTGAGATGATCACTGAAACTCTAGAAAACAAACGCCAACTCACCATCAAGGCAAACTCCCTCAAAAAAATAGAAGCACCGAAGAACCCGTATGATTATTAG
- the rimM gene encoding ribosome maturation factor RimM (Essential for efficient processing of 16S rRNA): MTNDQWLEIGTIVAAQGMKGELRVYPESQFPERFEEPGERWMLRPGETEPQPVKLVKGRYIDGKNLYVVQLAEVENRDRAEALAGTKLMVKASDRPILAEDEYHVLDLIGMEVFVQESGENLGVVVNVIPAGNDLLEVQLHQQPVAVAPEDEPETPQKGEVNRTSKKRKVLRPKPPKPSTILIPFVKAIAPVVDLENRRIEITPPPGLLEMNQDV, encoded by the coding sequence ATGACCAATGACCAGTGGTTAGAAATTGGCACAATTGTTGCCGCTCAAGGGATGAAAGGGGAGTTGCGGGTGTATCCGGAATCCCAATTCCCAGAACGCTTTGAGGAACCGGGAGAGCGTTGGATGTTGCGACCGGGCGAGACAGAACCGCAGCCAGTGAAATTGGTGAAAGGGCGGTATATAGATGGTAAAAATCTATACGTTGTACAGCTTGCTGAGGTAGAAAATCGGGATCGAGCGGAGGCGCTAGCGGGAACCAAGTTAATGGTAAAAGCTTCCGATCGCCCTATCTTGGCAGAAGATGAATACCACGTTCTAGACTTGATTGGGATGGAAGTTTTCGTTCAAGAATCGGGAGAAAACTTGGGCGTGGTGGTGAATGTAATTCCGGCTGGCAACGATTTACTGGAAGTGCAGTTGCACCAGCAACCTGTAGCTGTAGCGCCAGAGGATGAGCCGGAAACACCCCAGAAAGGGGAAGTCAATCGAACCAGTAAAAAACGGAAAGTTCTTAGACCCAAACCACCGAAGCCGTCTACCATTTTGATTCCTTTTGTGAAAGCGATCGCGCCTGTGGTAGACCTGGAGAATCGACGAATTGAAATTACGCCACCGCCTGGATTGCTAGAAATGAATCAGGACGTTTGA
- a CDS encoding permease, with the protein MNQLHNAFTLFLSLLVEAMPFLLLGVLLSGLLLLWIDEGKLISAMPKNPILGAFVGSCAGFLFPVCECGNVPVARRLLMQGVPAPVAVGFLLAAPTINPIVIWSTWVAFRDQPEIVVLRVVFSLSIATIIASVFSVQSNLKPLLQPAIACAIPQMQTQGAREDDTPTLLKSGTFWLGQPQPIMSAVGVSGGGMMGQSITSKPLPFKLRMFLDNTVQELRELGGVLILGSAIAAAIQVLAPRELILSLGQGPITSILAMMGLAALVSICSTVDSFFALSFATTFTSGSLLAFLVFGPMIDLKGIGLMLSIFKPRAVFYLFGLAAQLTFIMTLLYTYFF; encoded by the coding sequence ATGAATCAACTGCACAACGCTTTCACCTTGTTTTTGAGTTTGCTGGTAGAGGCAATGCCTTTCTTACTACTGGGGGTATTGCTCTCCGGTTTGCTCCTGTTGTGGATTGATGAGGGCAAGCTGATTTCTGCTATGCCGAAGAACCCCATATTGGGGGCATTTGTAGGCAGTTGTGCGGGCTTTTTGTTTCCGGTGTGTGAGTGCGGCAACGTGCCGGTGGCGCGACGGTTGCTGATGCAGGGAGTGCCTGCACCTGTGGCAGTTGGGTTTTTGCTAGCGGCACCGACCATTAATCCGATCGTCATCTGGTCAACCTGGGTAGCGTTTCGAGATCAGCCAGAAATTGTCGTTTTGCGGGTGGTATTTTCTTTATCGATCGCGACGATTATTGCCTCGGTTTTCAGCGTTCAATCTAATCTGAAGCCGTTACTGCAACCCGCGATCGCTTGCGCCATACCTCAGATGCAAACTCAAGGGGCACGGGAAGACGATACTCCCACCTTGTTAAAATCCGGCACGTTTTGGCTGGGACAACCGCAACCGATAATGAGCGCCGTTGGCGTCTCCGGCGGTGGGATGATGGGTCAATCGATTACGTCAAAACCCCTGCCTTTCAAGCTGCGGATGTTCCTTGATAATACAGTGCAAGAGCTGCGGGAATTGGGAGGCGTGTTAATTTTGGGAAGCGCGATCGCAGCGGCGATTCAGGTACTCGCTCCCCGCGAACTGATCCTCAGCTTGGGTCAGGGACCAATCACCTCCATCCTTGCGATGATGGGATTAGCGGCTCTCGTGTCCATTTGTTCAACGGTCGATTCCTTTTTTGCCCTTTCCTTTGCCACAACATTTACCAGCGGCTCCTTGTTAGCCTTTCTGGTATTTGGCCCCATGATTGACCTCAAAGGCATCGGTTTGATGTTATCCATTTTCAAACCCAGAGCTGTGTTTTACCTATTTGGTCTTGCAGCTCAGCTGACTTTTATAATGACTCTCCTGTATACGTACTTTTTCTAA
- the glgP gene encoding alpha-glucan family phosphorylase — translation MTTIETLRAKLPFPLKRLADLAYNYWWSWTSDRTSLFQNINPDEWHRCGHNAVAILESASLVRLTQLAQDPAYIKRVNSLVEQFDKYMNEKNAWASRVAPQISPQRPVAYFCAEFGIHESLPIYSGGLGILAGDHLKSASDLGVPMVAVGLCYRQGYFRQRLNSGGWQEENYVNNPFDQMPLELLKNQQGEPITIEMEIRQRIVKAQIWLARVGRVNLYLLDTDRHDNDPIDRWLTGHLYGGNQETRIAQEVVLGIGGVRALTALGITPSVCHLNEGHAAFCTLEIARQEIQRTGKSFYDIEGLVRDRCVFTTHTPVPAGHDVFSSDLMDSYFAHYWPTLGLSREQFLSLGARRLGDPWEPFGMTVLALRMCRTANGVSELHGQVSRKMWNILYPDRSEEKVPIGHITNGVHARTWTAPLMGDLYSKYLGEDWSTRMADKQMWAKVDGIPDEEIWWRHQVLKECLIAHTRSKVKLARISRGEEQFRIDAADKLLDPNVLTIGFARRFSPYKRGDLLLREAERALRIFGNSQRPVQIVFAGKAHPHDEEGKRIIQRLMEWCKHPDILNRVALVEDYDIYTGQHLVQGVDVWLNNPRRPLEASGTSGQKVCFNGGINCSVLDGWWCEGYQEGQDGKGSNGWAIGEDAHTSDQELQDRIDSESLYHLLEEEIVPLYYDQDEKGVPHRWIQMMKASIKTNSPLFNTDRMIADYVTQVYAPGTSVGTEPILASALA, via the coding sequence ATGACAACAATTGAAACGCTGCGTGCGAAGCTACCGTTTCCTCTCAAGCGATTGGCAGACCTGGCATATAACTATTGGTGGAGTTGGACGAGCGATCGCACTTCTCTATTTCAGAACATTAATCCTGATGAATGGCACCGCTGCGGACATAACGCTGTCGCCATCTTAGAATCAGCTTCTTTAGTGCGCCTCACCCAGCTCGCTCAAGACCCCGCTTATATCAAACGGGTGAATTCACTTGTCGAGCAATTTGACAAGTACATGAACGAAAAAAATGCTTGGGCGTCTCGCGTCGCGCCGCAAATTTCCCCACAGCGACCTGTCGCCTATTTTTGTGCGGAATTTGGCATCCACGAATCCCTCCCTATCTACTCCGGCGGTTTGGGAATTTTAGCCGGAGATCACCTGAAGTCCGCCTCTGATTTAGGCGTGCCGATGGTCGCGGTAGGGCTTTGTTATCGCCAAGGTTATTTCCGTCAACGGTTGAATAGTGGCGGTTGGCAGGAAGAAAACTACGTTAACAATCCCTTTGACCAGATGCCCCTGGAGTTGCTCAAAAACCAGCAAGGGGAACCCATCACCATTGAGATGGAAATCCGGCAACGGATTGTCAAAGCCCAAATTTGGCTGGCGCGAGTCGGTCGCGTCAATCTTTACCTACTAGATACCGACCGACACGACAACGATCCGATTGACCGCTGGCTGACAGGGCACCTGTACGGCGGCAACCAAGAAACACGCATCGCCCAGGAAGTCGTGCTGGGAATTGGCGGCGTTCGGGCGCTGACAGCATTGGGGATTACTCCGTCGGTGTGTCATCTGAACGAAGGTCATGCGGCATTCTGCACCCTAGAGATTGCGCGACAAGAAATTCAGCGTACCGGCAAGTCTTTCTATGATATCGAGGGATTGGTGCGCGATCGCTGCGTTTTCACCACCCACACCCCCGTTCCCGCAGGTCACGATGTCTTCTCCTCAGACCTGATGGATTCCTACTTCGCCCACTACTGGCCTACATTGGGTCTGTCGCGCGAACAGTTCCTCTCCTTAGGGGCACGCCGACTGGGCGACCCTTGGGAACCCTTCGGCATGACCGTCTTAGCTTTGCGGATGTGTCGCACTGCCAACGGCGTCAGCGAACTGCACGGTCAGGTTTCCCGCAAGATGTGGAACATTCTCTATCCCGACCGTAGCGAAGAGAAAGTACCCATTGGTCACATTACCAATGGTGTCCATGCGCGTACCTGGACAGCACCCCTCATGGGCGACCTATATTCCAAGTACCTGGGTGAAGATTGGTCAACCCGCATGGCTGACAAACAGATGTGGGCAAAGGTGGACGGAATTCCTGACGAGGAAATCTGGTGGCGGCACCAAGTTCTCAAAGAGTGCCTGATTGCTCATACCCGTTCTAAAGTGAAATTGGCACGGATTAGTCGCGGTGAAGAGCAATTCCGCATTGATGCCGCCGACAAGCTGCTAGACCCCAACGTGCTGACGATCGGATTTGCACGACGCTTCAGCCCTTACAAGCGGGGTGATTTGCTGCTGCGGGAAGCCGAACGCGCCTTGAGGATATTTGGAAATTCCCAACGACCCGTGCAAATTGTCTTTGCCGGAAAAGCGCACCCCCACGACGAAGAAGGCAAGCGGATTATCCAGCGGTTAATGGAGTGGTGCAAGCACCCAGACATTCTCAACCGAGTTGCCTTAGTTGAAGATTACGACATCTACACGGGTCAACATTTGGTGCAAGGTGTTGATGTTTGGTTGAACAACCCGCGTCGCCCTCTAGAAGCCTCCGGTACGAGTGGGCAAAAAGTCTGCTTCAACGGCGGCATTAATTGCAGTGTCCTCGATGGCTGGTGGTGCGAAGGCTATCAAGAAGGACAAGATGGTAAGGGAAGCAATGGCTGGGCAATCGGTGAAGATGCCCACACCAGCGACCAAGAGTTGCAAGACCGGATTGATTCGGAATCTCTCTACCACCTACTAGAAGAGGAAATCGTTCCTCTCTACTATGACCAAGATGAGAAGGGAGTTCCTCATCGCTGGATTCAAATGATGAAGGCGTCGATTAAGACAAATTCGCCGCTATTCAACACTGACCGAATGATTGCCGACTACGTGACTCAGGTGTACGCGCCGGGAACTTCCGTAGGCACTGAACCAATTCTGGCGAGTGCGCTGGCGTAG
- a CDS encoding ATP-binding protein, with translation MSVPNGFISLPSLSQGSDRDLSIESTLGELPLYNFLVKPICLGVDIARIFEKHPLLPGAILVEQGQFAGMISRRRLLEYLIRPHRLELFLHKPLHILYKYAHSEVLILPDSTPILTATHQALRRSPEFLAEPVVVQVGESDYRLLDVQDLNVVSWQIRGIEAQVRYERTQAQMIQSEKMASLGRLVDGVAHEILDPVGFIWGNLTYVSTYTENLIELLSAYETHLPQIPEEIAALKEDIEFDFVQQDLPRSIASIRAGAERLKKLVMSLQNFCHIDDVYPKPADLHACLDSIVLLLKSRVNNEIEIIRNYGHLPPVQCYAGQLNQVFMNILTNAIDALINQAVVQQFTQDFQGTSPPNIQEKPRIEITTEVCSHKASQTGVSDSRWVSIRIADNGPGMSPEVQQQILESFSVEKRSAKETSLSVSYQIVTAKHGGKLRMRSRSVCRLGDSLSVCPEDYSRSGCPESGSPQGYATPSNSSGEPKPGIATEFEILLPLV, from the coding sequence GTGTCGGTACCAAACGGATTTATATCACTTCCGTCCTTGTCCCAAGGGAGCGATCGCGACCTCTCTATAGAGTCAACTCTTGGGGAATTGCCGCTGTACAACTTTCTGGTAAAACCCATCTGTCTGGGTGTGGATATTGCCCGAATTTTTGAGAAGCATCCTCTACTGCCAGGAGCCATCTTAGTCGAACAGGGTCAGTTTGCTGGGATGATTTCGCGGCGGCGGCTTTTGGAGTACCTGATCCGTCCTCATCGACTAGAGCTGTTTTTGCACAAACCGCTGCACATCCTCTACAAGTACGCCCACTCTGAGGTTTTAATCCTTCCCGATAGTACGCCGATTTTGACAGCAACCCACCAGGCGCTGCGGCGATCGCCTGAATTTTTGGCAGAACCTGTCGTAGTGCAAGTGGGAGAATCTGATTATCGGCTGTTAGATGTTCAGGATTTGAATGTTGTTTCTTGGCAAATCCGGGGAATCGAAGCTCAGGTGCGATATGAACGCACCCAAGCTCAGATGATTCAAAGTGAGAAAATGGCAAGCTTAGGGCGCTTAGTAGATGGAGTTGCTCACGAAATTTTAGACCCGGTTGGCTTTATTTGGGGGAACTTAACGTATGTCTCAACTTATACTGAAAACTTGATAGAATTGCTGTCTGCTTATGAGACACATCTGCCGCAGATTCCTGAAGAAATTGCGGCTCTGAAAGAAGACATAGAATTTGATTTTGTACAACAGGACTTACCCCGCTCAATTGCCAGCATCCGAGCCGGAGCAGAACGATTGAAAAAGCTCGTGATGAGTCTGCAAAACTTCTGCCATATTGATGATGTTTATCCTAAGCCTGCCGATTTACACGCTTGTTTAGATAGTATTGTTTTGCTTTTAAAAAGTCGTGTAAACAACGAAATTGAAATTATCAGAAATTATGGTCATTTGCCGCCGGTACAATGCTACGCGGGTCAATTGAATCAGGTTTTCATGAATATCCTGACGAATGCGATTGATGCATTGATTAATCAAGCAGTCGTTCAGCAGTTTACTCAAGATTTTCAAGGAACATCGCCCCCGAATATTCAAGAGAAACCTCGGATCGAAATCACGACTGAGGTTTGTTCGCACAAGGCAAGTCAGACAGGAGTTTCTGATTCGCGCTGGGTTTCCATTCGCATTGCCGATAATGGCCCTGGGATGTCTCCGGAAGTACAGCAGCAAATTCTTGAGTCTTTTTCTGTAGAGAAACGCTCTGCTAAAGAGACGAGTTTATCGGTAAGTTATCAGATTGTGACGGCGAAGCACGGTGGAAAATTAAGAATGCGATCGCGTAGTGTATGCCGTTTGGGCGACTCGCTTAGTGTATGTCCTGAGGATTACTCGCGCAGTGGATGCCCAGAGAGCGGATCTCCTCAGGGGTATGCCACTCCTAGCAATTCCAGCGGAGAACCTAAACCAGGCATTGCCACCGAATTTGAGATTTTGTTGCCTTTGGTTTAA